The following coding sequences lie in one Pseudomonas monsensis genomic window:
- the folK gene encoding 2-amino-4-hydroxy-6-hydroxymethyldihydropteridine diphosphokinase produces the protein MSLTQIYLGLGSNIERETHLRAGLDALATFLVDIRCSAVFESQPVGIKSGPFFNFVVSAYTDLSLMELDRRLKFIEADNGRYAPDRKGLPLDIDVLLYGDLVGNFDGLTLPRAEILKNAFVLWPLSLIAPDRLHPGVGKSFATVWAEAQIDQVLAPVAFEWRGEQLTPADLM, from the coding sequence ATGTCGCTGACTCAGATTTATCTCGGGCTCGGTAGCAATATCGAGCGTGAAACCCATTTGCGTGCAGGTCTCGACGCATTGGCGACGTTCTTGGTCGATATCCGCTGTTCGGCGGTATTCGAAAGCCAGCCAGTGGGAATCAAGAGTGGGCCGTTCTTCAACTTCGTGGTGTCGGCCTACACCGATCTGTCGCTGATGGAGCTGGATCGCCGCTTGAAGTTCATCGAGGCTGACAACGGCCGTTACGCGCCGGATCGCAAGGGTTTGCCATTGGATATCGACGTGCTGTTGTACGGCGATCTGGTGGGGAATTTCGATGGATTGACGCTGCCGCGCGCCGAAATCCTGAAAAACGCCTTTGTGCTGTGGCCGCTGTCGCTGATTGCGCCGGATCGCCTGCATCCGGGTGTGGGAAAAAGCTTCGCGACAGTGTGGGCCGAGGCGCAGATTGATCAGGTACTGGCGCCAGTGGCGTTCGAGTGGCGGGGCGAACAGCTCACGCCTGCTGATTTGATGTGA
- the folB gene encoding dihydroneopterin aldolase, producing MDRVFIEGLEVDTVIGAYDWERGIRQCLRLDLSFAWDNRPAAAGDDLTLALDYASVSTRIQAFAEQAQFQLVETFAERLVEVLMSEFKITWVRLKLTKPGAVPAAKGGVGVEIERGCR from the coding sequence TTGGACAGAGTGTTTATCGAGGGCCTGGAAGTCGACACCGTGATCGGTGCCTACGACTGGGAGCGCGGCATCCGCCAGTGTCTGCGTCTTGACCTGAGCTTCGCCTGGGACAATCGTCCGGCGGCGGCCGGTGACGACCTGACCCTGGCGCTCGATTACGCCAGCGTCTCCACGCGCATCCAGGCCTTTGCCGAGCAGGCACAGTTCCAATTGGTCGAGACGTTCGCCGAGCGTCTGGTGGAAGTGCTGATGAGTGAGTTCAAGATCACTTGGGTGCGTCTGAAATTGACCAAGCCCGGCGCCGTGCCGGCGGCCAAGGGTGGCGTGGGCGTGGAGATCGAGCGCGGATGTCGCTGA
- the plsY gene encoding glycerol-3-phosphate 1-O-acyltransferase PlsY, whose product MFWLLATLAYLLGSLSFAILLSRLTGNPDPRMSGSGNAGATNMLRLAGRKLAILTLLGDLCKGLVPVLIAAAMGLSLQDQAWIGVCAVIGHLFPLYFRFRGGKGVATAAGMLLGLYPPAALLAVCAWLLTFYLTRTSSLAALIATPLTLPLLAWQEPEALLPMSALTLLIVWRHRGNLRDLFAGRERHF is encoded by the coding sequence ATGTTTTGGTTACTGGCGACTCTCGCCTACCTGCTCGGCTCTCTGTCCTTCGCCATTTTGCTCAGCCGCCTCACCGGAAACCCGGATCCGCGAATGAGTGGCTCGGGCAATGCCGGCGCCACCAACATGCTGCGCCTGGCCGGTCGCAAACTGGCGATCCTGACCCTGCTGGGTGATCTGTGCAAAGGCCTGGTGCCGGTGCTGATCGCAGCGGCCATGGGCCTTTCGCTGCAGGATCAGGCCTGGATCGGCGTGTGCGCCGTGATCGGTCACCTGTTCCCGCTGTACTTCCGCTTTCGCGGCGGCAAAGGCGTCGCCACGGCTGCCGGCATGCTGCTGGGCCTGTATCCGCCCGCCGCGCTGCTGGCGGTGTGTGCCTGGCTGCTGACGTTCTACCTGACCCGCACCAGCTCGCTGGCGGCGCTGATCGCCACGCCGCTGACCCTGCCCTTGCTGGCCTGGCAGGAACCGGAAGCGCTATTGCCGATGAGCGCGTTGACGCTACTGATCGTCTGGCGCCACCGCGGCAATCTACGCGACCTGTTTGCCGGGCGCGAACGGCATTTTTAA
- the tsaD gene encoding tRNA (adenosine(37)-N6)-threonylcarbamoyltransferase complex transferase subunit TsaD codes for MLVLGLETSCDETGVALYDSERGLLADALFSQIDLHRVYGGVVPELASRDHVKRMLPLIRQVLAEADCVPTEIDAIAYTAGPGLVGALLVGASCAQALAFAWGIPALGVHHMEGHLLAPMLEPKPPEFPFVALLVSGGHTQLVQVDGIGQYSLLGETLDDAAGEAFDKTAKMMGLNYPGGPEIAKLAEKGVAGRFTFPRPMCDRPGLDFSFSGLKTFALNTWQQCVSAGDDGEQARCDIALAFQQAVVETLTIKCKRALKQAGMKRLVIAGGVSANKALRVSLEKMLGDMKGDVFYARPEFCTDNGAMIAFAGCQRLQAGQQESLAISVQARWPMEQLSAL; via the coding sequence ATGCTAGTACTGGGATTAGAAACCTCCTGCGACGAAACCGGCGTCGCATTATATGACAGTGAACGCGGTCTGCTGGCCGATGCGCTGTTCAGTCAGATCGACCTGCACCGCGTCTATGGCGGTGTAGTGCCGGAGCTGGCCTCGCGTGACCACGTCAAGCGCATGCTGCCCTTGATTCGTCAGGTGTTGGCCGAGGCTGACTGCGTGCCGACCGAGATCGACGCCATCGCCTACACCGCGGGTCCTGGCCTGGTCGGCGCGCTGCTGGTGGGTGCTTCCTGCGCGCAGGCACTGGCGTTTGCCTGGGGCATTCCGGCACTCGGTGTGCACCACATGGAAGGCCACTTGCTGGCGCCGATGCTGGAGCCAAAACCGCCGGAATTTCCGTTCGTCGCTTTGTTGGTCTCCGGCGGTCATACGCAACTGGTTCAGGTCGATGGCATCGGCCAATACAGCCTGCTCGGCGAAACGCTCGACGATGCCGCCGGCGAAGCGTTCGACAAGACCGCAAAAATGATGGGCCTCAATTATCCGGGCGGACCGGAAATCGCCAAGCTGGCCGAGAAGGGCGTCGCAGGACGTTTTACCTTTCCGCGTCCGATGTGTGATCGCCCGGGCCTGGATTTCAGCTTCAGCGGCCTGAAAACCTTTGCTCTCAACACCTGGCAGCAATGCGTCAGCGCCGGGGACGACGGCGAGCAAGCCCGTTGCGACATCGCGCTGGCGTTCCAGCAGGCCGTGGTGGAGACTTTGACCATCAAGTGCAAGCGTGCCCTGAAACAGGCCGGGATGAAGCGTCTGGTGATCGCTGGCGGCGTCAGTGCCAACAAGGCGTTGCGTGTTTCGCTGGAAAAGATGCTCGGCGATATGAAGGGCGATGTGTTTTATGCCCGTCCCGAGTTCTGCACCGACAATGGCGCGATGATCGCGTTTGCCGGTTGCCAGCGTTTGCAGGCCGGTCAGCAGGAAAGTCTGGCGATCAGCGTGCAGGCGCGCTGGCCGATGGAGCAGTTGTCGGCGCTGTGA
- the rpsU gene encoding 30S ribosomal protein S21 — protein MPAVKVKENEPFDVALRRFKRSCEKAGVLAEVRSREFYEKPTSERKRKAAAAVKRHAKKVQREQRRAVRLY, from the coding sequence ATGCCAGCCGTCAAAGTTAAAGAGAACGAACCCTTCGACGTAGCTCTGCGTCGTTTCAAGCGCTCCTGCGAAAAAGCCGGTGTACTGGCTGAAGTTCGTAGCCGCGAATTTTACGAGAAGCCAACTTCTGAGCGTAAGCGCAAAGCAGCAGCCGCTGTTAAGCGTCACGCCAAGAAAGTTCAGCGCGAACAGCGCCGCGCCGTTCGTCTGTACTAA